In the Colletotrichum lupini chromosome 1, complete sequence genome, one interval contains:
- a CDS encoding class II Aldolase and Adducin domain-containing protein: MSTTTTVTAPTPAQAPPVPTPLGSALDSGKAGGGKVKRLHQIPVPESKEAARKWQLEQMAAAFRIFAKLGFSDGSSGHISLRVHFGVLKVSDMVHIDEDGNRIGGADKPVNTAGFTIHSVLHKRRPDINAACHMHSPYGRAWSTFGRPIDMLNQDSCMFYNDLSVYEGFGGVVLAKEEGEHIAEALGPTNKNIILQNHGLLTAGGTVAEAAAFFIALERCCQAQFLVEQAVAPGTNGAAGGLKKTFVGEEEAQYTKDGTGTPEVMYMQFVPEYQLILKESGGDFLL; this comes from the exons ATGTCAACCACCACAACCGTTACGGCACCCACACCCGCACAAGCACCACCGGTGCCGACGCCGCTCGGTTCGGCGCTGGACTCGGGCAAGGCGGGTGGCGGCAAGGTCAAGCGCCTACACCAGATCCCGGTTCCCGAATCCAAAGAAGCCGCCCGAAAATGGCAGCTGGAACAGATGGCAGCCGCGTTTCGCATCTTTGCCAAATTGGGATTTTCTGATGGAAGCAGTGGGCACATCAGTCTACGAG TGCATTTTGGCGTGCTAAAGGTGTCGGACATGGTTCACATCGATGAGGATGGCAACCGCATTGGCGGTGCAGACAAGCCGGTAAATACCGCCGGCTTCACCATTCACTCCGTTCTCCACAAGAGAAGGCCGGATATCAACGCCGCCTGCCACATGCACAGCCCCTACGGCCGGGCGTGGAGCACTTTCGGACGTCCGATCGACATGCTTAACCAAG ACTCATGCATGTTCTACAACGACCTCTCTGTCTACGAAGGATTCGGTGGCGTCGTACTGGCAAAGGAAGAGGGCGAGCATATCGCCGAAGCCCTCGGCCCCACCAACAAGAACATCATCCTCCAAAACCACGGACTACTCACCGCCGGTGGGACGGTGGCTGAGGCAGCTGCGTTCTTTATCGCGCTTGAACGTTGTTGCCAGGCTCAGTTCCTTGTTGAGCAGGCTGTTGCTCCTGGAACCAACGGTGCTGCCGGTGGACTGAAGAAGACGTTTGTCGGCGAAGAGGAGGCGCAGTACACAAAGGATGGCACGGGTACACCGGAAGTCATGTATATGCAGTTTGTACCAGAGTATCAGTTGATTTTGAAGGAGTCAGGAggcgactttttattatGA